In Aureibaculum algae, the following are encoded in one genomic region:
- a CDS encoding DUF779 domain-containing protein — MERIAITKKAAIILQQLKAKHGELIFHQSGGCCDGSAPMVFEKGDMYLDESDILLGEIEGVNFYMNQDQFEYWKHTHLTVDITEGRGASFSLEIPLGLRFLIHSRLLTDEENAFFNK, encoded by the coding sequence ATGGAAAGAATAGCAATTACGAAAAAAGCAGCAATAATTTTACAACAATTAAAAGCAAAACATGGCGAATTAATTTTTCATCAAAGTGGTGGCTGTTGTGATGGCTCTGCTCCTATGGTTTTTGAAAAAGGAGATATGTATTTAGATGAAAGTGATATTCTTTTAGGAGAAATTGAGGGTGTTAATTTTTACATGAACCAAGATCAATTTGAATATTGGAAACACACCCATTTAACCGTAGATATTACCGAAGGTCGCGGTGCTAGTTTTTCCTTAGAAATACCGTTGGGACTTCGTTTCTTAATCCATTCAAGATTATTAACTGATGAAGAGAACGCCTTTTTTAATAAGTAA